A genomic segment from Fusarium fujikuroi IMI 58289 draft genome, chromosome FFUJ_chr04 encodes:
- a CDS encoding related to Proline racemase produces the protein MSFWIETEDWHTAGEPFRIVQTLPPSHLPEGETVAQRRLAVIKTPSHPLDQLRQSLCHEPRGHADMYGGFITPPNDPGAHFGVLFWHKDGFSTACGHGTIALGYWAVTKGLVEAPENGIVDVVIDVPSGRVTAKIAVKDGKPIHGDFINVKSYQIAKDVSVNLPSQGVDVKANLSFGGALYATIDAAQLDLKVEPSQYINFINLGREIKASLGTRAHYNTYDLYGVIFFNDEGTGPAGEVLQRNVTVFADGQIDRSPCGSGTASRVAVLLAEGRLGAGKSKLLHRSIIDTVFEADIVSEEESPVEFPACIPRVRGTANLVGTMNFFIDPEDTVFPGFLLR, from the coding sequence ATGTCATTCTGGATCGAGACAGAAGACTGGCATACTGCCGGTGAACCCTTCCGCATCGTCCAAACCCTCCCGCCAAGCCATCTCCCCGAAGGCGAGACTGTCGCTCAACGTCGCCTTGCTGTCATTAAGACTCCCAGTCACCCTCTTGACCAACTCCGGCAATCTCTGTGCCATGAACCAAGAGGCCATGCGGACATGTATGGTGGTTTTATAACGCCGCCGAATGATCCCGGTGCTCATTTCGGCGTCTTGTTCTGGCACAAAGACGGCTTCTCAACGGCATGCGGGCACGGGACCATAGCTTTGGGGTATTGGGCTGTTACAAAGGGTCTTGTTGAAGCGCCCGAAAACGggattgttgatgtcgttaTTGACGTTCCTTCTGGGAGGGTTACCGCGAAGATTGCTGTCAAGGACGGCAAGCCGATCCATGGcgacttcatcaacgtcaagagCTACCAGATTGCCAAGGACGTATCTGTCAATCTCCCATCACAGGGTGttgatgtcaaggccaatCTCTCATTCGGCGGAGCTCTCTACGCTACCATCGACGCGGCTCAGCTGGACCTCAAGGTTGAACCGAGCCAGtacatcaacttcatcaacctTGGACGCGAGATCAAAGCTTCTCTAGGCACTAGAGCACACTACAACACTTATGATCTATACGGCGTCATATTCTTCAATGATGAAGGCACTGGACCAGCTGGAGAGGTACTTCAACGCAACGTTACTGTCTTTGCAGATGGACAGATCGATCGCTCACCCTGTGGCTCAGGCACAGCTTCAAGAGTAGCAGTCCTTTTGGCTGAAGGACGATTGGGAGCTGGAAAGTCGAAGCTCCTGCATCGATCGATTATCGATACAGTATTTGAAGCAGATATTGTttctgaagaggagagccCTGTCGAGTTCCCGGCTTGTATTCCGAGAGTGAGAGGAACAGCTAACCTGGTCGGGACAATGAACTTCTTTATCGATCCGGAGGACACAGTATTTCCTGGGTTCCTGTTGAGATAA